The following proteins come from a genomic window of Solwaraspora sp. WMMA2065:
- the msrA gene encoding peptide-methionine (S)-S-oxide reductase MsrA, producing MFLRPMKANLPEPGQALPGRDRPIPVADRHAVLGTPLTGPWPAGTRVAVFGMGCFWGAERLFWRLPGVVSTSVGYAGGETPNPTYEEVCSGGTGHAEVVQVVYDPARIGYADLLKVFWENHDPTQGMRQGNDVGTQYRSTIYTTDAEQATEAADSRAAFAPVVAAAGRDGITTEIRPLGEYYYAENYHQQYLHKNPGGYCNHGPNGMTCPVGVARSAD from the coding sequence GTGTTCCTGCGACCGATGAAAGCGAATCTGCCCGAACCTGGGCAGGCCCTGCCCGGCCGGGACCGGCCGATACCGGTGGCGGACCGGCACGCGGTGCTCGGTACGCCGCTGACCGGCCCGTGGCCGGCCGGTACCCGGGTGGCGGTCTTCGGGATGGGCTGCTTCTGGGGAGCCGAACGGCTGTTCTGGCGACTGCCCGGGGTCGTGTCGACCTCGGTCGGGTACGCCGGCGGCGAGACGCCGAACCCCACGTACGAGGAGGTGTGCTCCGGCGGGACGGGGCACGCCGAGGTCGTCCAGGTGGTTTACGACCCGGCCCGGATCGGCTACGCCGACCTGCTGAAGGTGTTCTGGGAGAACCACGACCCGACGCAGGGCATGCGTCAGGGCAACGACGTCGGTACGCAGTACCGGTCGACGATCTACACCACCGACGCCGAGCAGGCGACCGAGGCCGCCGATTCCCGGGCCGCATTCGCTCCGGTGGTGGCCGCGGCCGGCCGGGACGGGATCACCACGGAGATCCGGCCGCTCGGCGAGTACTACTACGCCGAGAATTACCACCAGCAGTACCTGCACAAGAACCCGGGTGGTTACTGCAACCACGGGCCGAACGGGATGACCTGCCCGGTGGGCGTCGCCCGCAGCGCCGACTGA
- a CDS encoding helix-turn-helix transcriptional regulator — protein MSDTGETLRKARESAGVSLAKMAALSHFSKGHLSNVEAGRRTATADVVTAYEQVLGDHMQRRGLITGLAAAVVAPAAVSELIHRGFTAALGDPAAEEQWQDRAANLGRDYMSVGAGELQDRIASDLVVLQQQLGTPVMWGLAARFLSVYGKTTGMAQEAVRWYRLAAVSADRSGDRTVQVWVRGRAALALGYEGAALTVAQDLADQALALTDRPSLGRLNALMAKAHVAGVRGDRISALTHLDEARRVFDQTGSAEQISDFAVPEWRMAIFTSMLLARLGDPAAVDAQEWAVRTRPASLARFATHIELHRGLMLVKSGDRVEGLRHARSALASLPPAKHSQSLRLMLREVERAAA, from the coding sequence ATGAGCGATACGGGTGAGACCCTGAGGAAGGCCCGGGAATCCGCTGGTGTCAGCTTGGCGAAAATGGCCGCGCTGAGCCACTTCAGCAAGGGCCACCTGTCGAACGTCGAGGCGGGGCGGCGGACAGCGACGGCCGACGTGGTGACCGCCTACGAGCAGGTCTTGGGGGACCATATGCAACGTCGGGGCCTGATCACCGGGCTCGCCGCCGCGGTGGTGGCACCGGCCGCCGTCTCCGAGTTGATCCATCGCGGCTTCACCGCGGCGCTCGGCGACCCGGCGGCCGAGGAACAGTGGCAGGATCGCGCCGCCAATCTCGGCCGGGACTACATGTCGGTCGGCGCCGGTGAGCTGCAGGACCGGATTGCCAGTGACCTCGTCGTGCTGCAACAGCAGCTCGGCACTCCGGTGATGTGGGGGCTGGCCGCCCGTTTCCTCAGCGTCTACGGCAAGACCACCGGGATGGCGCAGGAAGCCGTCCGGTGGTACCGACTTGCCGCGGTCAGCGCGGATCGCAGCGGCGACCGGACCGTGCAAGTCTGGGTCCGCGGCCGCGCCGCGCTGGCCCTCGGCTACGAGGGTGCTGCCCTCACGGTCGCGCAGGACCTGGCCGATCAGGCCCTCGCGCTGACTGACCGACCATCGCTCGGGCGGCTCAACGCGTTGATGGCCAAGGCGCACGTCGCCGGCGTCCGTGGCGACCGGATCAGCGCATTGACACACCTGGACGAGGCCCGCCGGGTCTTCGACCAGACCGGCTCCGCCGAGCAGATCTCCGACTTCGCCGTGCCCGAGTGGCGGATGGCGATCTTCACCAGCATGCTGCTCGCCCGCCTCGGCGACCCGGCCGCGGTCGACGCCCAGGAGTGGGCGGTCCGGACCCGGCCGGCCAGCCTGGCCCGGTTCGCCACCCACATCGAGCTGCACCGTGGGCTGATGCTGGTCAAGTCGGGTGACCGCGTCGAAGGGCTGCGGCACGCCCGGTCGGCGCTGGCGAGTCTGCCACCGGCCAAGCACAGTCAGTCGCTGCGGTTGATGCTGCGGGAGGTGGAGCGGGCCGCCGCCTGA
- a CDS encoding GNAT family N-acetyltransferase: protein MAVTLRSAILDDIAPVGHLHHRSRLSAYQGIVPDAALETYGADVTARWWVERWSHERDTHRLTVAEHQGRLIGFTYVGPHEDGEPATAELYAIHVDPEHQGCGVGRALIRDALGTMRERRCQRAVLWVYAANHRARNFYEAGGWHPDGVRRDGWLGPVSTPQLRYARDLTVAAAEPVTPTAAAG from the coding sequence ATGGCGGTCACCCTGCGCTCGGCCATCCTCGACGACATCGCCCCGGTCGGTCACCTGCACCACCGGTCCCGGCTCAGCGCGTACCAGGGCATCGTGCCGGATGCCGCGCTGGAGACCTACGGCGCCGACGTCACGGCGCGGTGGTGGGTCGAGCGGTGGAGCCACGAACGCGACACGCACCGGCTCACGGTCGCCGAACATCAGGGGCGGCTGATCGGGTTCACCTACGTCGGGCCGCACGAGGACGGCGAGCCGGCCACCGCTGAGCTGTACGCGATCCACGTCGACCCCGAGCACCAGGGCTGCGGTGTCGGCCGGGCGCTGATCCGCGACGCGCTGGGCACGATGCGCGAGCGCCGGTGCCAGCGCGCGGTGCTCTGGGTGTACGCGGCCAACCACCGGGCCCGAAACTTCTACGAAGCGGGCGGCTGGCACCCGGACGGGGTCCGCCGGGACGGCTGGCTCGGGCCGGTGTCGACTCCGCAGTTGCGTTACGCGCGTGACCTCACGGTCGCCGCAGCTGAGCCGGTGACACCGACCGCCGCAGCGGGCTGA
- a CDS encoding cystathionine beta-synthase, with amino-acid sequence MRYHDSVVDLIGDTPLVRLRNVTAGISATVLAKVEYFNPGGSVKDRIALRMVEAAEQAGLLRPGGTIVEPTSGNTGVGLALVAQLRGYSCVFVCPDKVSEDKQNVLRAYGAEVVVCPTAVAPEDPRSYYQVSDRLAAEIPGAWKPDQYANPANPQSHYEGTGPELWTQTEGRITHFVAGVGTGGTISGVGRYLKEASGGAVRVVGADPEGSVYSGGSGRPYLVEGVGEDFWPQTYDRSVCDEIVEVSDQESFELTRRLAREEGLLVGGSCGMAVAAALRVARRAGPDDVVVVLLPDGGRGYLSKIFNDEWMARYGFLGVEAAEPTVGDVLAAKPGGLPELVHVHPTETIRDAIDYMREYGISQLPVLKAEPPVVTGEVAGSIAERDLLDALFSGKAQLHDTIERHMAQPLPMVGGGQPVRDAVALLAGTDAALVLVDGKPRGVITRQDLLANLGKSGR; translated from the coding sequence GTGCGTTACCACGACAGCGTTGTCGATCTCATCGGCGACACCCCGCTGGTGCGGCTGCGCAACGTCACCGCGGGGATCTCCGCGACGGTGCTGGCCAAGGTCGAGTACTTCAACCCGGGCGGCTCGGTGAAGGACCGGATCGCGCTGCGGATGGTCGAGGCCGCCGAACAGGCCGGGCTGCTCCGGCCCGGCGGCACGATCGTCGAGCCGACCAGCGGGAACACCGGCGTCGGCCTGGCGCTCGTCGCGCAGCTGCGCGGCTATTCGTGCGTCTTCGTCTGTCCCGACAAGGTCAGCGAGGACAAGCAGAACGTGCTCCGGGCGTACGGTGCCGAGGTGGTCGTCTGTCCGACGGCGGTCGCGCCGGAGGATCCCCGCTCGTACTACCAGGTGTCCGACCGACTGGCGGCGGAGATTCCCGGCGCGTGGAAACCGGACCAGTACGCGAACCCGGCGAATCCGCAGTCGCACTACGAAGGCACCGGGCCGGAGTTGTGGACACAGACCGAGGGGCGAATCACCCATTTCGTCGCCGGGGTGGGCACCGGAGGGACCATCTCCGGGGTGGGCCGCTACCTGAAGGAGGCGTCCGGCGGTGCGGTACGGGTGGTCGGCGCCGACCCGGAGGGCTCGGTCTACTCCGGCGGGTCAGGGCGGCCGTACCTGGTTGAAGGGGTGGGGGAGGACTTCTGGCCGCAGACCTACGACCGGTCGGTCTGTGACGAGATCGTGGAGGTCTCCGACCAGGAGTCCTTCGAGTTGACCCGGCGGCTGGCCCGGGAGGAAGGGCTGCTGGTCGGTGGCTCGTGCGGGATGGCGGTCGCGGCGGCGTTGCGGGTGGCCCGCCGGGCCGGTCCGGACGACGTGGTTGTGGTGCTGCTGCCGGACGGCGGACGCGGCTACCTGTCGAAGATCTTCAACGACGAGTGGATGGCCCGGTACGGGTTCCTGGGGGTAGAGGCGGCCGAGCCAACGGTCGGCGACGTGCTGGCGGCGAAGCCGGGCGGCCTGCCGGAGCTGGTGCACGTGCACCCGACCGAGACGATCCGGGACGCGATCGACTACATGCGCGAGTACGGCATCTCGCAGCTGCCGGTGCTCAAGGCGGAGCCGCCGGTGGTGACCGGCGAGGTGGCCGGGTCGATCGCCGAGCGGGATCTGCTGGACGCGCTGTTCAGCGGCAAGGCGCAGCTGCACGACACGATCGAGCGGCACATGGCGCAGCCGCTGCCCATGGTGGGCGGTGGCCAGCCGGTACGCGACGCGGTGGCGCTGCTGGCCGGCACCGACGCGGCCCTGGTGTTGGTTGACGGCAAACCACGTGGGGTGATCACCCGCCAGGACCTGCTGGCAAACCTGGGAAAGTCCGGCCGATAG